In Lolium rigidum isolate FL_2022 chromosome 7, APGP_CSIRO_Lrig_0.1, whole genome shotgun sequence, the DNA window TGCTCCTCGCAAGCCATCCTTCCCTCCTTCTCGTCCACCAAGACGTCAGGAATACTCTGAGAGTGAAAGGGAGGAGGAATCAGAGTATGAAACTGAAGGCGAGGACATTGAGCACTCACCAACCGCTGGAAGGGAAGATATGCtggatgaggaagatgaatacGAGGAAGAcgtggaggaggaggctgctATGTCAGATGAAGAAATCCAGGTAAAGATGTCATTGCCTCAAACTCCGAATTTACTTGCCTCAAATTACAAATTTTCCTTTTACAAAGTATGCGATGTGGTGGACTGCAGTAACCTTCCAATTTAGCAGGGTTCAGGTCCTGTTATTTCACATGTAATTTGTAGTAGATAAGTAGAAGATTGCTGGTAACTTTGACACTAGGAATGTGTCCCACCGTTTTGAACTGAAATTTAAAATTCAGACTCGGTAGATAATTTTACTCTGCCGTGCTGCCATTCTGGTCCGACAGTTAGATGGGTAAACAGAATAGAAGTAAGCAGAAGGTGTTGTGTCGCTGTGATTTCCATTGAGTTTCTCATTCAGTCGTTGCTGACTATTcttatataacactaaattgcatGTAGTATTGAAAGGAAAGACCTGTTGCCGTGACGTATGGTGTAACAATACTAATCAAAACTGGAACTGGTGTTGCCTGCTTGTGCAGGAACCGAAGCGGAAGAGAGAGTCAGGTGCGAGCGGGAGCCAAAGGCGCAGGGAAGTTGACTCGGACGAGGATTCCCCGCCAAGGAAACAGCAGGCCGGCCATCGCAGGAAGGGCGTCgttttcgacagcgacgatgacgagtgAAGGATGGATGAGACGAAGCTGCAACCTCGGTGCAACCCATTTTTCGAGCTCTTTGGTGCTGAGGAGTCCGCCAAGGCGGGGAGCCATGATGAATGAGTATAGCGCATTTGGAGAGCGAAATTGCATGGGTGAACCTGGGAGCAAGCGCACCCtatataaaaaaaaaatataataattcagaaaaagatcaaaaaaattcaaatgtttttgggaatcaaagatgatcatgtattgtactcgtatacgaaagattcaccatgaaataacttctcttgtttcctgggtgaaaaaaacagacttgaaggtcctatattaaagtactattcacgctatattcgtcatagatttgttatttttttgcctgaagtcaatgtgaaacattttttagccaaacaaatttatacgagtacaatacttgattatctttgattcccaaaaggatTCGAATTTTTTTGACTTTATTTGAAATTACTACAATTTTTAGAGTATATAGGGTGCgcctgcacccgagagccaaaagtccgggtcAATTTGGAGAGCCCGTAAAGAACGTATGTGGGTCTCTCCTAGAAAGAATGATGTTAATGATTCGCCCAAAGAAAGAATGATGTTAAGCATTGGATGGACTGTATGTTTGAATGTTGTTGGTTTATGAAGGACGATGTTGTGAGTTGTCTGTTATAAGATAATCATCAGGGACAAAAAGGGTGCCTATGTACTATCAATGACTGATATGGTCCCGCTATAGAGAAAAATCGAGGCATTCATGTGCGTATTGTAGGGCTCGTTCGGTTGGGTGTGACACTCTTGTTGATCCAACAGTCTCTCTGCCAGTCAAGGAATTGATCGCCTCAACTATGACACACATCAGTAAGAATATTATTACTGCTGCACAAGAATCGTTGATGCATCGCAGCAGGTGGCGCAGGAAAGAGACTCCCAATAATTTCTTTGTTTCCCTGTTTGATTCCATTCAACAAGAGAGACCGACGACCGCTTCAGCACCGACACGTCAACGTCACCGCAGCGACACCAACGACCACTGTCTCCTACTACTGGCGTCACGTCACCCTCCATCTATCCATCCATCTCCAGTGACGCGCTCCGCCGAGACAGACACAGCCTCGCCGATCTCCAGACGGTCCACGGCGGTGCATCGGTCGGCGCGCGCGCCATGTGGATCCCACGCCGACACCTGGTGGCCTACCTGTCAAACGACACACGCGCCTGGCCTCCGCCGCTTTGCTCTTCTCTTCTGCGGTGGGGCGCCGGCGTCACGACGTGACGTCCGAGAGATAGGTCCAACACACAGGCCCTTCTGGCTTCCTGCCTTGGAAAAGCAAGCGGCGCTTTTCCGTTTCTTCTAGTATTATTTTCCTACTATATCTGCACTTTTTGGAACCATACGAGAAAGAGTTATGACTGACGATCGGGCAGGGCTGCACCGTCCGTCGCTTCATTTCCTCCCAACTACCAACACCCACAAAAAGATATCTTGCTTCCACTTCCACTTCCACTTCCAGATAGATATGCATTAGTACAACTACTCCAGAACATACTCTAAGATATTGCTTCCAGATATAGATATGCATTACTACTACTCCAGAACATACTCCATGCCTCTTTATTATTTATCACAGTACTATCATTACACAATTCTCACACACAGCaaacaagcaaacaaacagaTGAGTATTGTGCAAAAAATACTCTAGTACAATGAATGAATCTCCATGAACCAGAATATTTCCAGACATGTCCATTACTCCAACAACCAACACCCACGAAAAGATGTTGCTtccagatatagatatagatatagatatagatatagatatgtaTAGATATACTCCAAACATACTTCATGCCTCTTCATTATTTATTACAGTATAACACAACTCTCACACAATGAATGATCTCCATAAAACAGAATATTTCCAGAGATGTCCATTACTGCGATCCTGCGGCCTGATAGTTTGGCTGCCACGCGGGCCTGGGCGAGCTACGCACGGCAGACATCGACGGCCGCCCCAGGTTTCACTGCATCTTGCCACACACGCTTCCTTCCCGGCAACGTCCAAATTAATATCGCATTCCACTAATCCACGGGAGGACTAGTCTGCATAATTGATCTAGTccgctgtttctttttttttcaacaTGTCTGGAAGGTGGTAATTATTAATGTAGTTTGTTCGCGTTTTCTTTTAAATAAATTTTAGTACCTGTGACAATGGGTGGTCTGAGCCAATTCAACATGTGTGGACGAGGGTTCAAACTTCAAATATTTGGAAACTTCGGGGAGTGGAATTTTAACTACCCCCTGCATTTAGTTTCGAAAGGAGCATATGCCGAGTTTCAAGTTTGTATGGCAAGTTTGCATATGTTTGAAAAATGTATATATGACCACATAACGGCAACCGATATAAGATAAGAGGTCGAGCATGATGGATATAGTGCAACTCCAACACATGAGCGCTAACTAAGGCAATGTGCCATGGCTTTCTAAATTTGTTCGACCTTCTAACGAGCCCCGTACAAGATATGTCGATCACCGTATCTACATTTCTACGAAAATAGTTTCTTACTGCAAGTTGGACAAATAGTTGAGCTTTAAACCCGCGTGGGAATCATCGGAGAATGCAGGGACACCATTATCCGCAAAGATAGCGACCAACAAGTTTATCGGTGTTCATGGGGCTCATTAGGTGAAGAGCGTTGCGTGCGTGAAGGTATCTGCCATTTAATCCCACCCTTTCGGCCCAGCTAGTGTTGGCGTCAAACTTTGTGGACCATAGGCAGAGCATTGCATTGGTATCGACACAATGAGCAATACACCCTTAACGTGTGTACCGCGCGCATTGTCGCTTTACGCGAAAACTCTGCGGGCTGATTATGTCGGGAGGGGGAGGGGGTCTCCGCTATCGTAAGGTGAGCGAATATGGCGGGCATTGAAGCCCAAACTTTCGGCCCAGCTAGCGTTGGCGCCAAACTTTGTGGACCATAGCCAGAGCATTGCATTGGTATCGGCGCAATGAGGAAGTGTGTACCGCACGTATTGTTGCTTTACGCGAAAACTCGGCGGGCtaattatgtgtgtgtgtgtggggggggggggggggagtctcCTTATATGACGAGCATTGAAGCCCAAACTTTTCAGCCCAGTTAGCGGTGGCGCCAAACTTTGTGGACCATAGCCAGAGCATTGCATTGGTATCGGCGCAATGAGCAATACACCCTTAACGTGTACCGCGCGTGTTGTCGCTTTACGCAGAAACTTTGCGGGCCGATTAAGTTGGGGTCggggtcgggggggggggggggtctccgCCATTGTAAGGTGAGCGAATATGGCGGGCATTGAAGCCCAAACTTTGAGCCCAATAGATGCTACCGTTAAATTCTGTGGACCGTATCTGGAGAATCACGTCGATATGGGCACCGAAAGCAACAAACCCTTGGAGTTGGGCCTAAATTATTTTGAACACTTCGATATACCTACATTTTGGCGCCAAAAGGATGAACTACTATGTTCATAAAAACAAATGTATTTGCCAAACAAATCACGCGCCCAATAAGGTTAGATTTTCAAAATCGATTTCAAAACAAAAGAGTCACTGGTCTAGAAAACAAACTTACAATTCTAATGCTCCCACCCACAAGGTAAATTTGGCATACAGGAAATTGCCTTCCAAAAGTAAAGTAGTCCACTAAGGAAGTGAATACGAAATTAACGGGATAAATACTGAGAAATTAATGACACCAAGATTGGAAAAGGCATACGAATTCTCGCAGTCTAGCCCCTTAAGTTCCCTTCAATTTACTCTAGAGTCATCGCCTCGGCCATTATATATAGCAGCCTACAGCATCGACCCCACCACACAATTCTCTATTCACACTGACTGACTCGACAGCCTCAGCCCGCCAGGACCTCGTCGGCGAATAGTCGGGGAGATGGCCTCCCATCGCCGGAGCGCGCTCTGCTACACAACCACCGCCACCATattcctcctccaccttctcgccaccgccgcctcctcctcctcctcctcggtaccCCAAGAACAGGACAGGACGGCGCTCCGCCAGCTCAAGAACGGGCTCTCGTCCGTCTCCGGCGACGTTCCCCGCCACTGGTCGCCAGAATCTGGCGGGGAACACTGCTCCTGGACGTCGGTGAGCTGCGACGCGCGGTCCCGGGTCGTCGCCGTCTCCCTCCCTCCGCGACCCGACGGGGGCCTCGCTGGGCACTTGTCACCGGCGGTGGCTCGCCTCACCGAGCTCAAAGTACTCTCCTTACCCTCCCGCGGGCTCCGCGGAGAGATACCCGGTGAGTTATGGCGTCTACAGCACCTGGAGGTGCTCAACCTCGCGGGCAACTCCCTCCGCGGCTCCCTTCCGGTCACCTTCCCCAAGGGACTGCGGAGCTTGGACCTTTCCGGCAACCAGCTCGCCGGAAGAATCCCTCCTGGTATAGGGGACTGCGCGGCGCTCCGGCGGCTCCGGATGTCCTCCAGTTCGTTGGATGGTTTCATCCCGCCGCAGATTGGGAGGCTCGCCGAGCTGCGGGTTTTGGAGCTGTCCGGGAACAGGCTCGCCGGAGGCGTCCCGCCGGAGCTCCGGCATTGCAGCTCTCTTGTCAAGATCGACCTCAGCGGAAATTTGCTTCATGGTCAAGTGCCTTCCTCCATTCTCAGGGAGCTCAGGAGCTTGAGGTTTCTGTCATTGGCTGGGAACAATTTCAGTGGTGAGATACCATCCGGTCTGGGCCAGCTGAGCACACTCAGGTTTCTAAATTTGTCCTCCAATTCTTTATCAGGAGTGCTTCCTTTTGATCTACTGGCACTAAGAAATCACACTGATCTACTGCTTGCAAACAATCTGCTCTCTGGGGAGGTATCAGCCCATATGTCATCACTCCAAGTGGTTAACGTTTCCTCGGTGGCAGGTGATAGTTCAGTGGTAAATTCACCTCCCCAGCCTAGTGAATTATTTACAGTCATCCCTCCATTCCGAAGCTCGCGGGTACTGACCGAGGCAAACTCGGGCACGCCGGCTGATGGTAGCAGTAGTGGTGGTCACTTGAGAACCGTAGAGATTATTCTGGCTGCTTCAGCTTCAGCAGTTATTGTTGTTCTCTTACTAATGATCATCGTGTACATTTGCAAAAAGAGATGTACCGGGAGGCCAGCAAGACGTTCTGGTATTATAAGGGAGGTGAAGGTTTTTCATGGTCTTGATATTGGTGCTTCCCTGACTTATGAGGCAGTTGTCCGCGCCACTGGTAATTTTAATGCAAGCAACTGCATTGGTAGTGGCGGCTTTGGCGCGACATATAGAGCTGAGGTTGCACCTGGGATTTTGGTGGCAATAAAGAGGCTTTCTATTGGGAGGCAGCACGGTGCCAAGCAATTTCAAACAGAAGTTGAAACCCTTGGGCGGTGTCGCCATCCTAATCTTGTCACCCTCATTGGGTTCCATATCAGTGACCAAGAGACATTCCTGATATACAACTATCTGCCTGGTGGCAACTTGCAAAGGTTCATTCAAGACAGAACTAAGATGCAAATTAGTTGGAGAATGCTTCACAAAATTGCTCTGGATATTGCTCAGGCTCTTGCTTTCATGCATGACGAGTGCTCCCCCCGCATTCTGCACCGAGATGTTAAGCCAAGCAATATATTGCTCGACGACCACTTCAATGCATATCTCTCTGATTTTGGATTAGCAAAACTTCTCCGGAACTCAGAAACCCATGCAACCACAAACGTCGCTGGTACTTTTGGTTATGTCGCACCAGAGTATGCAATGACATGCCGCGTGTCTGATAAAGCAGATGTTTATAGCTATGGAGTTGTACTTCTTGAACTGATATCCGATAAGAAAGCACTGGATCCATCATTTTCTCCATATGGAAATGGTTTCAACATCGTTAGTTGGGCTAATAAGCTAATCCAAAGAGGTAGAGTTCGTGAGTTCTTCGTCGAAGGCTTGTGGGATAAGGCCCCACACGATGACCTGGTTGAGATTATGAACCTGGGGGTCATGTGCACAATGGAGGTGCCTTCTTCTAGGCCCACAATGAAGCATGTTGTTCGGCGTCTAAGAGAACTCCGTCCGCCTTCTTACTAGGAACAGCAAGAAAGGAGGTAAGAAGCTTGTCCCTTTATGTAGATTGATTTTATCCACTTTTTACTGTACATTAAGTTAGTTTACTTTGGGATAGATTTCATACCATATGCTATGTTGACATGATAATTTAAACGCAAATTGCACTGTTGTTTTTCTCTTTTTCCCACGACGGTGTGAATGTTGCTAGCATTTGTTACTGACTCTTCATATACCATCATGACACACATAGCTCAGAAGTACAGGTGTTGATAATCTCAAATGGTCTCCTTGGTAGTCATAATTAGCATCTTAGGTAACTATTTCCATACAAGAAATTTTGCCTACATAACCAAATATGGAGAAAAGTGTGCAAACTAAGGTTGTTGCCAAACGTGGTGCTTGGTGGTGAAACTGATGGGTTGATGGGAGGATAATTTGCTATGCAGAAATTATTTTCCAAAATGAAGTGTCAATGGAGGCTTAAAAAGCAACTCCTCTCTTTTGGGACATTTTTCAAGCTGTTAGAGTGGTAGATTTTTTTATTCCCATTATTCAAGTGAAATCTCACTTTGCTCATGGGCATGCCTGACTGACATAATCATGTGATAGTTCAGTATACAAAGTGAGTTCCTATTTGCAGAATTTGGGGAACGAATAATACCTGAAATGATTGTTTCTCTAATTCTGTAGCACCTCCAGAAGTTTATGTTTGTCTTTTATTCGAAATTTGTGAAGCTGTCGTTACTGACATGTGCCATTTCTTGTGTGCAGGTCACCGGAGCTTAATTATGGTCAATAGTGGTCTATTTAGCGCAGCAGATTCGAGGATAAGATGTACATATGCCGCCTTGTGTTCCAGGAACACCCTTAGTATAGTTAGCAAgatgataatccatgtttttcttttcttttcttttcttgttttcgtGAGAAAGACAACTTAATCCCCCAACATCTTCAGATGATTAAATACCATTGCAATCGAATTTGCTGGCTATTAAAACATGTGGTGCGACTATGTGTGAATCACTCTTTGAGATGATGTTGCTGGACTGGAATTGTTTGCATCGTTTCCCTGTCACAGGGCTGAACAATATGAATGCCAGCACCGTGAAAGGTGTGGGTTCTGATGGATCTTCTCTCTGGCTTGTCCTCCTCAACAAGGTAAAGGCCTCTTGGATTTCGAAAACATAGGAATAAAATGTATGGCATGTCCTATCCTATAGGAATTGAAAAATGGGTAATTGATGTTTAGTCACACCGTAGGTCAATTCTGTTGTCTCGTTGTTTCGCAATTGCAAGGGGAATCAAGTCTATGTGCCAATCCTAGCTTGTGTTTGGATGTGTAACTTTAGTGTCTCAGAGTTTGAATATGAGAACGTTGTTCCTAATACTTACTCCACACAAATTAGTGAATAATGAACAAAAGAGATGCATGTGTTTCATTAATGTTTCGACCTAGAAAATAAAATCGTGGAAGGCTCAGCTTCAGTTACACAAGGGAGATTACACGGTTGAGGCATTCCcgttggtctagggttttagaggaGACTTTATATATAAAAAAAAGGATTTTACAGGAGAATCGAAAGGAAAGGGGAGGAGAGTCACGGTAGGGAAGGAGATGCACCATGGGATGGGGTGGAGCCGTAGCCAACCAAAGTCCTCTCCAGTCTCTACCATGGGATGGTGGCGTGCAACAGAGTGTGTTCGCCTATACCAACTGGGAGATTGTAGGGAGAAAAATTTCAATTTCAGTTCAACGGTCAACCTAGACGCAAGTGCTCATTTTTGAAACAACTTGCCTCTATGAGCACCTTCAAGAGACTGAGCCAACGGTTAACAGAGTGACTATATGTAGCACGCTATTGACGGTAACGAAATTCAATGGAAGCAGACTATGGATGTGTTCCCGAGCTGAAGAACATGAACCAAAAACTGTCCCCTAGATGACCGTAACAGTAGAAATGAACAAATGACGAACAGCAAGGATCTCATGGGGTAGACAAACGCAAAAGTTCTCACATTTCCACAAAACAAACAATCCATTTGCTACAAGATTGGAATAGTATAGGTACTCAGCAGTTTGAAATCTCATTGACATCCTCAGGCTACTAAGGTAAATAGTAAAGATCACAAGCATTGTCCAGCAATCCAATAGCACACTAGTACTGGATTGGTGCCAGGATCTCCAGCTGAGAACCCAACTTCTCTTCGGCAGCCTTCTCAGCCTTGACGCGTAGCTTGGTCAGTTGCTTCCTCCTGTCATACGAGACCTTAGCCTTCTCCTTCCGCTTCTCCTCAAGTTCCTGCCAGATCCAAACAAAAGATGTCATGAGACAACATACAATTCTATAGAGATGTGCACTATAGATCCACAAGCAAGCATAAAAATGGCTCCCCAATCAAGAATATCTAACAGGACTTGGAGATCTTGTTGGTCATGGCCAATAACTATGAATTGCAAGTTATTTTCTAACATCGTCATGGCCAATAATGTTTTATCCACAACGGTAGAAAACCATTTCCTGACGTTTAATGCATGTTCTGAAAAAAATCACACAATGAACAGACAAACTGCCAAACATTTGAACTGTAAGAAAACAATCCCTGTTTGCCATAGGCAGAGGCCTCAGAGATCTTGGTGGTTATGATCGTCAACTGGGTAGTACCCATCAAGAGTAGCAAATATTAATCTCACATCATAGGCTTAACATGGAAGTACAAGAGAAGCAAACAGAACACACACGGTGAAAGTCACCTAGTGGAATTACTGATCAAAGGTACACAATCTATAAAAATCCAGCAGATGAAAAATAAGCCTGCATTTTCAAAAAATAAGAAGGTTTTGTCCACAATAGTAGAAAGATACTTCTGACATGAGAGCCACCCATAACCCACGATTTATGATGTAAAGACAACCACCCATAACCCAGCCACGATTTATGATTTGCTgttcaaataaaaattgaaacTAACAACAAATAAAAAATTGAACACCAATACAAAGTAATCCCTGTTTATACAAGAGGCCTCAGAGATCTTGGTGGTTATGATCGTCAACTGGGATTTACCCATCAAGAGTAGCAAATATTAGTCTCACATCATAGGCTTGTCATGGAAGCACAAGAAAAGCAGCAAACAAAAGGCCGTAAAAGCCACAACCAAATACTTAAGAGAGAACTTCATTAAAAAATGATCAAAAGTAGCTTGTTATGGGAATCATCATTACAAAATCAATGAGAACACATTTTGTTCTTCATCCAAAGCACGATCATTCAAAAGCTAACATTCGACATGATGGAAATCCATTAAGTTGTAAAGAATAAATCAAATTAGCACTTAGTGTCACAAAAATAGCATGACTAGTCAAAAGTAGCTGGTTATAAATCATCTTTGTGAAAAATCAATGGACATTAGTCCTGGTTTTTTGCATCATCCCAGTCATGATCATCTTGCAGACAGCTCAGTAAGTAAAACAAACACGagacattaagttgtaaacaaacaAATAATAAATCAAATTCGCAATTACTGTGACAAAAATAGCATGACTAGTCAAAAGTAGCTGGTTATAGATCATCTTTGAGAAAAATCAATGGACGTGAGTCCTAGTTTTTGCATCATCCCAGTCATGCTCATGTTGCACACAGCTCAGAAAGTAAAACAAACATGAGAGAAATCCATTAAGTTGTGACGTAAAAATAATAGCATTTACTGTAAAAACGATAGCATGACTGGTCAAAAGTAGCTGGTTAAAAATCATCTTTGTGAAAAATCAATGGACATCTGTCCTAGTTTCTGCATCATCCCAGTCATGCTCATGTTGCACAAAGCCTCGTAAGTAAAAAATCAGAGAAGGTTTTACTAAGAAATCAAGAGGGCAATCACGCAAGAAAACATGTACATGGACAAAGACAGAGAGGTGACTTCAACAAAATTAGGAACAGAAGAAGCCCCCAATTCAATACCCTTGCTCTATGGCTAGTCTAAGTTACATTTGATTCAACAAAGCTAACATATAACAGGAAAAGTTTGGCTTATATCTAACACAGGAATGATACGCCATAGCTCAATCAGAACACATCTAACATAGTAAATCAGAGTACCAGAGCATCATATACATGCATCACAGCATCAATATACTGTTCATAGAGATGACAAGGAGAGCGATCGAATCAACGCTACGTACCTTGATGGTTTCGTGGTAGTTCCATCCGACCTCCTTGGAGAGCTCGCCGAGAAGACAGTACTTGTGGCCCGGCTGCAGCCTCAGAACCCTAGCCAACAAGAAGTCACACAAAGATCATCACTACAGAACCAATCAAATCACCAATTAGAGCAGAAAGCAAGAGAGAGGGGCGCATACTTGAGCGCGTCTGGGATGACCATGCGCTTGGTGCGGTCGTACGGCGGCGGGACACCCTCGTAGGCCTTGAGCCTGGCAAGGGCGGCCTCGCCGCGGGCGGTCTTGTGCGGGATCATGCCACGGACCGTGCGCCAGAAGATGCGGGACGGGGCGCGGTAGTGGATGGGCCCGTGCGAGGGCTTGGTGTTCATCCGCTTCCGGAGGAAACGGAGGTACTTCATCTTCTGCCGGACCAGCCCGCCGGAGATGCTGATCTCCTCGCACCGGACCACCACCACGCGCTGCCCGTTCAGGAGCTCCTTGGCAACGATCGAGGCGAGGCGGCCCAGCATGTGGTGACGCGCGTCCACCACCACGCGGCGCGCGGACACACCGGAGCCGGACACCATCGTTGCCTTCCCTTGTCGACTCTCCCTTCGTCTCTGCCTCCGGCTCCGGTGTTGGTCTtgagtggcggtggcggcggcggaggaggaagaggggaagcGTTAGGGTTTATACATTTATAGGCGACGGCGAGGTTGGAGATTGGGCCGTGAAGTCCGCAGTGGGCTGGGCATACGATGGGCTGAATGGGCTTACGATAGAAGGAGCAAATTGCACATAACGTGTTTGGTAGTTGTTGCACCCGAACACAGAAATTAAACTATTTTTGCATcttcccctcaaaaaaaaaaaaaaaaaactaattttgCATCTCACCACATCTTTCTGTCTAAAAGTTGCAGCTAGCCTAAATAGAGGGATTTAGCCATTTAGGGGCTTAGGGCTTATATCTCATATTGTATGGATCTTGTAAAATACACGGTCGCATGGCCCATTTTTTAACCCATACGAGAATCAGAGAAAATGGCACACGGTCGCGCCAAAACGAAACTAGAAACTCGAACGGAGCTAGGCGTGTGGGTACTAGAGCAGGAGATGAGACCCGGCGGCAGCGGCAGACACGGTGGCGGTGGACGACCGGCTTTTAGGTTGCTGAATGAGGAGCCCCGCTCGTTCCCTTCCCCACCCAACAGGTGCTACCCGGAGACGAAGGAGGCAACGACTAAGGAAGAGACGCCGCTGGCGGTGCTTCGGCGGTGATGACGACGAATTCCGACAGACTCGTCAGCTTAAATGGATAATTACTCTGCATTTCGAGAATTTTCTGTCAATTCATTGTTTGCTAGGGTTTGGCTACCATAGGCTGAACAACTCTAGGTTGCTCCCTAATTTTGGGTCCAGATCCCGTAGATCCCGTATAAGTGCAGTGACTATCTTAATTTTTTGAGGTGATGATATCAGTTGCAAGAATTGTTTCTTAAGTGTGCAATTTGATGAAACAAATCATGCAAGCTGCAAGAAAAAAATTAAGTTTAGGATGCACACCAATTGCAGCTAGTTATTTATCAGATTTTAGAGTTTTAATATGCTTCTTTGTTCAATGCAGTATTTGTGGGACGGGAAGTAGAGGTTGACGTTGGCAGCATAACCCCAACTCCCCAAACTCTAGGTTGTATGTCTACTTCACACCTTGGCATGATGCGCAACAGCGGGATGAAGAAATGCACGAGGGAGAAGAATGACGCATTTGTTCCTCTAATT includes these proteins:
- the LOC124677731 gene encoding 60S ribosomal protein L13a-4-like; the encoded protein is MVSGSGVSARRVVVDARHHMLGRLASIVAKELLNGQRVVVVRCEEISISGGLVRQKMKYLRFLRKRMNTKPSHGPIHYRAPSRIFWRTVRGMIPHKTARGEAALARLKAYEGVPPPYDRTKRMVIPDALKVLRLQPGHKYCLLGELSKEVGWNYHETIKELEEKRKEKAKVSYDRRKQLTKLRVKAEKAAEEKLGSQLEILAPIQY
- the LOC124677880 gene encoding LRR receptor-like serine/threonine-protein kinase RPK2 → MASHRRSALCYTTTATIFLLHLLATAASSSSSSVPQEQDRTALRQLKNGLSSVSGDVPRHWSPESGGEHCSWTSVSCDARSRVVAVSLPPRPDGGLAGHLSPAVARLTELKVLSLPSRGLRGEIPGELWRLQHLEVLNLAGNSLRGSLPVTFPKGLRSLDLSGNQLAGRIPPGIGDCAALRRLRMSSSSLDGFIPPQIGRLAELRVLELSGNRLAGGVPPELRHCSSLVKIDLSGNLLHGQVPSSILRELRSLRFLSLAGNNFSGEIPSGLGQLSTLRFLNLSSNSLSGVLPFDLLALRNHTDLLLANNLLSGEVSAHMSSLQVVNVSSVAGDSSVVNSPPQPSELFTVIPPFRSSRVLTEANSGTPADGSSSGGHLRTVEIILAASASAVIVVLLLMIIVYICKKRCTGRPARRSGIIREVKVFHGLDIGASLTYEAVVRATGNFNASNCIGSGGFGATYRAEVAPGILVAIKRLSIGRQHGAKQFQTEVETLGRCRHPNLVTLIGFHISDQETFLIYNYLPGGNLQRFIQDRTKMQISWRMLHKIALDIAQALAFMHDECSPRILHRDVKPSNILLDDHFNAYLSDFGLAKLLRNSETHATTNVAGTFGYVAPEYAMTCRVSDKADVYSYGVVLLELISDKKALDPSFSPYGNGFNIVSWANKLIQRGRVREFFVEGLWDKAPHDDLVEIMNLGVMCTMEVPSSRPTMKHVVRRLRELRPPSY